The DNA segment TAAATCATGAAACTCCGACCGAGTTAGCTCCCGCAAGTGATGCGGATTTTTCAGTCCGGCACGATCAGAATATTCCGACTTGTCGGGCGTGGACATTAGTAACAAACCATCCTTCGCCAGCACCCGGCGGATCTCATGGAGAAAGCTCTCGTGATCCAGTAAATGCTCAATCGTCTCAAAGCTAACCACCACGTCCACCGAGGCGTCGGGAAGAGGAATCGCAGTCGCTCTGCCTTCGAGAAAAGTCAGATTGGGACGTTCATAAAGTTCCCGGGCCCGAACCACGGTTTCCGGCGAAATATCCACCCCGGTGACCTGCATGGCCTCCCCTGCCAGCAGCGCACTGCCATAGCCGTCGCCGCTGGCTATATCGAGCACCCGACGACCCGAGCAGAGCGGCAGGGCAGTCGAATAGCGATGCAAATGCTCCGTACTAACCCGCAAACCCGGCGGCAGGCTTCTCACCAGCCGTTCGCCTGAAAATTCAACTGCATCCCGCTTTGTTTTTGGCAAGGTTTTTTTTATCGCGTCGTCATGATCGGCGGGATCTAACATCGTATATCCAAACAACTCGAAGTCGGCGGCAAACAGTCGGTTGATCTTCTCAATCGAACGCGCATTCATCCGATCTACATAGCGGTATGCGGAAACATGGCCGCCAGTCTCCAGTTCCTCGACATTAGCATTTAGTTTCGGCACATCCGTCAGCTCGTTTTTGGTTAGAAAGGTTTGGAAGTCGTCCTCGAAGTTTTCCACCTTGCCGATGAAATCCACGGCTTGCCGACCGGCGATGTGCGTCCAGTAATGCGCGGGATGCAGCAGAAAACTGGTGTTCCGTCCCAGTTCGAAAATCTGCTCCTCTGTCACGCTATTTAGCCAGCGATCAAACTGGAAGTTGGCCCTTTGCAGTTGCAGAAAATTTTCCCCTATTTGTTTCATCACCAAATCGCGAATCCACGGTTCGGGAAAAGTCATGGCGGGTTGCGCACGAATGTCTTTTTGTAACTGGCGAAATCCCGAATAGACCCGGTCGTAGGGGTTGCGCACGAACGCCGTAATCGGATAACCCAGTGCGCTTTCCGGCAGACTGGCAAATTCCACGCGGGTAATGTGCTGGTTGGCCAGACGATTAAGGTAAGGATTAAAATAAAAAAAAGCGGCGTAGGGGCTCTCGTTGTAAGACGCCAAACGCACCGTAGCCGACTGGCTCGCTGTCTTCCATGGGAGTAAGAAAACAAATCGTTTCCGATGAGAAAGGATCATCGCGAAAGTCTAGTCAAACCACAGCGCATTTGGCGATGCGAAAGCCGTTTGGTGTCGTCGGTCATTTATGGGAAGTATCCCGCGATAATGCGGGAAATGGATTCCTCAATCGTCTCAATGTTAGTGTGGAGGATCAGCTCACAATTCTCCGGCTCCTCATACGGGGCGTCTATCCCTGTGAACTGCTGGATCTCACCGGCACGGGCTTTTTTGTAGAGATTCTTGGGATCGCGCTCCTCGCACACACTCAGAGGAGCATTAACGTAAATCTCAATGAACCGACTGCCGCTGTCAGTAATGATCTTCCTAGCTCGCCCGCGATCGATTCGATACGGAGAGATGAGAGCGACAATCGTAATAACGCCCGCATCCGCCATCAACGCCGCCATCTCGGACACCCTGCGAATGTTCTCTACGCGGCCCTCGGGCGAGAAGTCGAGGTCCGAACTCAATCCACACCTGATGTTGTCTCCGTCGAGCACGTAGGCATGCATCTTACGCTGGGACAATATGCGTTGCAGTGCGTGGGCCAAGGTCGATTTACCCGATGCGGACAGTCCGGTCAGCCAGATCACCGAGCCATTATTGGACCATTGTGTTTGCTGCATTGAATTAGGATCTGTCTGTTTGAACTTGGCCCAAACTCCATCGGTGGAAAGCAGATGCCGACGCTATGGTTTATGTCAGAACGCACACGCTCCCGGACAAAAGAGTCTGCGATGTTTCTAGGCCAACACGGGATTGGGGGTGCCTGGGATGATGGATTTTCCTTTGGAGGCGGCGTTGCGTTCTCGGTCGTGGGTGTGGTCTTTGGCTAGCACAACGTAGATGGCAGGCACCACGAAGAGAGTAAACAATGTCCCGATGATCATGCCGCTGACTAACATGATACCGATGCTGTTGCGTGCACCAGCTCCAGGGCCGCGGGCAAGAACGAGCGGGAAGTGTCCGACGACGGTGGCGACGGAGGTCATGAGGATCGGGCGGAGACGGGTGCCGGCGGCTTCGATGGCGGCGCGGAGTTTATCCATCCCCTCCTCTTGCAGCTTGTTGGCGAATTCGACGATGAGGATGCCGTTTTTCGAGACAAGTCCGACCAGGGTGATGAGGCCGACTTTGCTGTAGATGTTGATCGTGGTGAAGCCGAGATGCGAGAAGAGCAGCGCACCGGCGACGGCGAGCGGCACCGAGCCGAGTAAGATAATAATCGGGTCGGTGAAGTTGTTAAACTGCACGGCCAAAACCAAGAAGATGAGGATGACGGCGAGGATGAGAGTGTAAACGAAGGTGTTTGCCTCCTTGCGCAACTGGCGCGATGAACCCGCGTAGTCGATGACGTAGTTTTTCGGCAGTATCTCGGCGGCTTTGGCTTCGAGGACTTTGAGGGCCATGTCGGGCGTAATGCCGGGTGGGAGCACTCCCTGTATCTTGGCGGAGTTGAGCTGCTGGAAGCGGTTCAAGGCGCGCGGTTCGGTGGTGGTGCGGGTGGTGGCAAAGGTGGAAACCTGCACGAGCTTGCCGCCGGGGCCGCTAACGTAGAGATCTTTCAGTTGATCGGCATTCAGCCGCTCGGTGCGCTTGATCTGCGGGATAACTTTGTAACTCCGGCCTTGAATGGAAAAGCGGTTCACGTAGTTGCCACCTAACATGGTGCCGAGGTCGGCTCCGACTTGTTGTAGATTGAGCCCGAGTGAGGCGACTTTATCGCGGTCGAAAACGATTTCCGTTTGAGGCTGATCATATTTCAAATCCGTGTCGGCAAAGATGAAGATGTGACTCTCAAACGCGGCCTGCACGAGCTTGTTGGCAAACTCCAGGAGTTCCTTGGGTTCGGCGGTCGAAGCAATGACGAAATCGACCGGAAAATCACTACCGCCGGGAAGAGGTTCGGGTGTGGTGGCAATCAGACGAATGCCGGGAATGGTGGAACCCGCGAAGAAAGCTTCACCGGCGAGTTCCTTGGTCGTCTTGGTGCGTTCCTTGAAGGGCTTGGTAATCATGCCGGAAAAGCCGCCTGTCGGGTTCGTAATCTGGAATGTTGTGGCCGCTTCTGGAAACGAGAGAAACAGCTTGTTAGCCAGCTCCGTGTAGAGCGTCGTCTGCTCGATGGTCGAGTTAGGAGCGGCTTGCACGATGCCGAAGACCACGCCCTGATCCTCAGTGGGAGCTAGTTCTTCCAGTGAAAACATCCAGAGTGGGATGATGAGAATGGAGAACGCGATCCAGACGAAAAGCGTAACGGGCCGGTATTTCAACGTGCCATCGAGCCAGCGCAAATAAGTGCGGCGAACGGAGTCGAACCGCTTGTTCACCCAACCAGCGAAACCTTTATGCGAATCGCCTTCGCGCAGCATGACGGAGGACATCATGGGCGACAACGTAAGCGCGACGACGCCGGAAACGACAACCGCTCCAGCCAGAGTGAAAGCGAATTCGCGGAAGAGCGTTCCGGTGAGTCCGCCCTGAATGCCGATCGGCGCATAGACAGCGGCGAGGGTGATCGTCATGGCGATGATCGGACCGAAGAGTTCGCGCGCGCTGAGGATGGCGGCGTTGAAAGGAGTCATGCCCGCCTGCAAATGGCGCTCGACGTTTTCCACAACAACGATGGCGTCATCGACGACCAAGCCGACTGCAAGCACGATGGCTAGAATAGTGAGCAAGTTGATCGTGAAACCGAAAAGAAACATTAGGAAAACCGCGCCGATGAGTGAGATCGGAATGGCGACAATCGGGATGATGACGGACCGAATCGAACCGAGGAAAAGGAAGATGACGACGATGACGATGAAGAGCGTTTCGCTGAGCGTCTTGAAGACTTCATGCAACGCGTCGTTGATGTATTCCGTGCCGTCGTAACCAATGCCGACTTTCATTCCATAAGGCAGCGCCGCCTCGATGTCGGGGAGGATTTTTCTAACATCCTTGATGACGTCGATGGAATTGGCCGTGGGCAAAACCCAGATACCCATGAAAGTCGCGGTCTGGCCGCCAAACCGCACGTCGGTGGTGTAATCTTCCGCGCCGAGAACGACTTCGGCGATGTCTTTGAGACGAACGATGGCGCCGTTTTCCTGACGAATGACGAGCTGCTCAAACTCGGCTTTGTTGTTGAGGTTGGTATTGGCGACGAGATTCACAGCGATCATCGAGCCTTTGGTCGCGCCGATGGCGGAGAGATAATTGTTCGCCTGCAAGGCTTTGCTAACCTCGACGGGTGTGATGTTCAGCGCCGCCATTTGGTCGGTCTTCAACCAGATGCGCATCGCGAAGGTGCGGGCTCCTAATATGTCGGCGCGCTGCACGCCCTTAATGGCGGCAATCTTCGGTTGAACGACGCGAGTTAGATAGTCGGTGATCTGATTTTGATCGTAGTCTTTCGAGAAGAAACTGAGATACATCGAAGCGAAACGTCCGTCGCTCGTTTCGACATTGATGATGGGGCTTTCGGCCTCGGGCGGCAGGTCGTTTCTAACCTGGTTGACCTTGCTCTGGATTTGCGTGAGCGCGGCGTTGGTGTCGAAGTTCAACTTGAGGTGAACCGTGATCGCGCTGAGTCCCTGCGAACTGGCCGACTCGATGTAATCAATGCCGTCGGCGCTGGAAATGACGCGCTCCAGTGGCGTCGTGATGAACCCGCGAACGAGGTCCGCATTTGCACCGATGTAAGCCGTGGAAACGGTGACGACAGCACTGTCACTGCGCGGATATTGCCGGATGTTGAGCAGCTTGATCGCCTGGAAACCGGCCAGGAGAATGATCAGGTTCAGCACGATCGCGATGACCGGGCGTTTGACGAAAAGATCGGTGAATTTCATAAGTCGCGTTCCTTTTTTGATACGACTGAAACTCAAGTGTCCGAGGGAGTCGGAGCCGGGTTGTTGCTCGGGACGGTGGAATTATTCACCATCACCGCGCCGCCGGGACGCAGCTTGAAGACGCCCGAGGTGATGACTTCGTCGCCCGTTTTCAAACCAGAAATCACGGAGACTTGATCGCCGCGGCTAATGCCGAGTTTCACCGGCTGGATGCGAACGATTTTGCCGTCTTTGCCATCCATCGTTTTGCCATTGATGGCGACATAAACCGAGTCGCCATACGGCGCATAGCTGATCGACGACGCGGGAATAGCGACGACTTTTGTGGTTTCCTGCATCTTCACATTCACCTTGGCAAACATCCCGGGAATCAGTTTTCCCTCAGGGTTTTTCAAGGTGGCCTGGACTTCGATGTTGCGCGTGGCGGCATCGACGATGGAGTTGAGCGCGGTGATCTGACCTTGATAGGACTCTGTGTTGACGCCCTCGATCTTTACCTCGACATCGTGGCCCGGTGTGAGCGCGGAAACGTATTGCTGCGGCAGCGAGAAATTCACGTAGATCGGGTCTAGCGCGGTGACATCGACCAGCGGAGTGCCGGGGTTGACGAACTGGCCCACGTTGACTTTGCGAATGCCCGCCGAGCCGTCGAAGGGAGCGCGAATCGTCTTGCGATTGATGAGTGCTTTCTGTTCATCGACAGCGGCCTGCGCCTGGCGAAACTCC comes from the Chthoniobacterales bacterium genome and includes:
- a CDS encoding class I SAM-dependent methyltransferase, which codes for MEFASLPESALGYPITAFVRNPYDRVYSGFRQLQKDIRAQPAMTFPEPWIRDLVMKQIGENFLQLQRANFQFDRWLNSVTEEQIFELGRNTSFLLHPAHYWTHIAGRQAVDFIGKVENFEDDFQTFLTKNELTDVPKLNANVEELETGGHVSAYRYVDRMNARSIEKINRLFAADFELFGYTMLDPADHDDAIKKTLPKTKRDAVEFSGERLVRSLPPGLRVSTEHLHRYSTALPLCSGRRVLDIASGDGYGSALLAGEAMQVTGVDISPETVVRARELYERPNLTFLEGRATAIPLPDASVDVVVSFETIEHLLDHESFLHEIRRVLAKDGLLLMSTPDKSEYSDRAGLKNPHHLRELTRSEFHDLLKDHFQNVCMAGQRYVAGSWLESSAAPEGSSRGVLTADYDSMPFTLGPGEAVFCLALCSNGPLPPLQLGMCLPPRKTLDGWLEAIEIIPSPEALLKLIPHTEVRNQFSEKTEQDLVVALASLQKEKARAEKWKTKAQKRDLTKPEQKKGLIRGGWEKWISRWRL
- the cysC gene encoding adenylyl-sulfate kinase; translation: MLSTDGVWAKFKQTDPNSMQQTQWSNNGSVIWLTGLSASGKSTLAHALQRILSQRKMHAYVLDGDNIRCGLSSDLDFSPEGRVENIRRVSEMAALMADAGVITIVALISPYRIDRGRARKIITDSGSRFIEIYVNAPLSVCEERDPKNLYKKARAGEIQQFTGIDAPYEEPENCELILHTNIETIEESISRIIAGYFP
- a CDS encoding efflux RND transporter permease subunit; translated protein: MKFTDLFVKRPVIAIVLNLIILLAGFQAIKLLNIRQYPRSDSAVVTVSTAYIGANADLVRGFITTPLERVISSADGIDYIESASSQGLSAITVHLKLNFDTNAALTQIQSKVNQVRNDLPPEAESPIINVETSDGRFASMYLSFFSKDYDQNQITDYLTRVVQPKIAAIKGVQRADILGARTFAMRIWLKTDQMAALNITPVEVSKALQANNYLSAIGATKGSMIAVNLVANTNLNNKAEFEQLVIRQENGAIVRLKDIAEVVLGAEDYTTDVRFGGQTATFMGIWVLPTANSIDVIKDVRKILPDIEAALPYGMKVGIGYDGTEYINDALHEVFKTLSETLFIVIVVIFLFLGSIRSVIIPIVAIPISLIGAVFLMFLFGFTINLLTILAIVLAVGLVVDDAIVVVENVERHLQAGMTPFNAAILSARELFGPIIAMTITLAAVYAPIGIQGGLTGTLFREFAFTLAGAVVVSGVVALTLSPMMSSVMLREGDSHKGFAGWVNKRFDSVRRTYLRWLDGTLKYRPVTLFVWIAFSILIIPLWMFSLEELAPTEDQGVVFGIVQAAPNSTIEQTTLYTELANKLFLSFPEAATTFQITNPTGGFSGMITKPFKERTKTTKELAGEAFFAGSTIPGIRLIATTPEPLPGGSDFPVDFVIASTAEPKELLEFANKLVQAAFESHIFIFADTDLKYDQPQTEIVFDRDKVASLGLNLQQVGADLGTMLGGNYVNRFSIQGRSYKVIPQIKRTERLNADQLKDLYVSGPGGKLVQVSTFATTRTTTEPRALNRFQQLNSAKIQGVLPPGITPDMALKVLEAKAAEILPKNYVIDYAGSSRQLRKEANTFVYTLILAVILIFLVLAVQFNNFTDPIIILLGSVPLAVAGALLFSHLGFTTINIYSKVGLITLVGLVSKNGILIVEFANKLQEEGMDKLRAAIEAAGTRLRPILMTSVATVVGHFPLVLARGPGAGARNSIGIMLVSGMIIGTLFTLFVVPAIYVVLAKDHTHDRERNAASKGKSIIPGTPNPVLA
- a CDS encoding efflux RND transporter periplasmic adaptor subunit, with translation MFKRFVIVIVLFVLFVGALVYHQVAKIKGQMAQVFIPPPDTVTTVIASEEEWSPVLSAVGSLKPVKGVEVSTDLSGIVSQIGFESGKPVKQGDLLVQLDITQEEAALRSAQARADLANLNKTRFQDLLSKNSASKSDLDNAVAEFRQAQAAVDEQKALINRKTIRAPFDGSAGIRKVNVGQFVNPGTPLVDVTALDPIYVNFSLPQQYVSALTPGHDVEVKIEGVNTESYQGQITALNSIVDAATRNIEVQATLKNPEGKLIPGMFAKVNVKMQETTKVVAIPASSISYAPYGDSVYVAINGKTMDGKDGKIVRIQPVKLGISRGDQVSVISGLKTGDEVITSGVFKLRPGGAVMVNNSTVPSNNPAPTPSDT